From the Heliangelus exortis chromosome 25, bHelExo1.hap1, whole genome shotgun sequence genome, one window contains:
- the ZC3H11A gene encoding zinc finger CCCH domain-containing protein 11A isoform X1, whose amino-acid sequence MSHQGDDCYFYFYSTCNKGESCSFRHCEAALGNETVCTLWQEGRCFRNICRFRHMEIDKKRSEIPCYWENQPGGCQKSNCAFHHTKGRYVDGLFLPPSKSDPPFPPATLPNPPESAEDDVKMAQMSLQQNKLSVQSNPSPQLRGVMKVENSENVPSPTHPPVVINAADDDEDDDDQLSEEGDEAKAPVQQAVTEPHNGLRIVSTRKSSAGAKQDDNLNFGIKTLEEIRLKKLKEKTKKQGEGPSGVSVHPLQARTIPVPEKENVRTVVRTVTLAAKQGEEPVIQLDLAERLGKRKTSIAAKSVLPLRRNLAERLGKKMEILENADKAPKRVQVPKSLKERLGLPSEQTSTETEKAAKAAGEIHVKTLEEIRLERAHQRRGEAPAKAQAEGRCKTEDPNLGTKPSPTVRIRVFSGALAERKHKQVEEEKQKAEEFLPKTKAEGEPKKQNAPAPAVPSKVQLAEPAGKAKPAGEVRIKTLEEIKQEKALRMQQSRENVPAPAAQPQPAPTGRRLLRITKLIAPGREEKKIVELSKPSARAASAPAEASDQSAANSKVQVKSLEEIMKEKRQLKQRQEEKPQKEAAAVPLEKATKDKTPASGSPEASVVSGSAHQLAKKVLGKSPEDGIESSGKDGAVGAAGKQAAQPPERKAKAKSKVCLKPLDGKAASPTKQTVKRKAAESHPSAVAAVKPLGTTGGDTKEPSAKKAVVAVVPALPEDNPTSKPGRGKRKSSPELHPGSQAELVPQSEVSSSTSASPAAAKTRRLSSTGAGKAPLSVEDDFEKLIWEISGGKLEAEIDLDPGKDEDDLLLELSEMIDS is encoded by the exons ATGTCTCACCAAGGAGATGACTGCTACTTCTATTTCTACTCCACCTGTAACAAG GGAGAGAGCTGTTCCTTCCGCCACTGTGAAGCTGCTCTGGGAAATGAAACAGTCTGCACCCTCTGGCAGGAGGGACGTTGCTTCAGGAACATCTGCAGGTTCAGACACATGGAAATTGAT aAAAAACGCAGTGAGATTCCTTGTTACTGGGAGAACCAGCCAGGAGGCTGCCAGAAATCCAACTGTGCTTTTCATCACACCAAAGGACGTTACGTGGATGGACTCTTCTTACCACCAAGCAAAA GTgatcctccttttcctccagctaCACTTCCAAATCCACCTGAGTCTGCAGAAGATGATGTGAAAATGGCTCAGATGTCACTGCAGCAAAACAAACTTTCTGTGCAGTCAAATCCTTCTCCACAGCTGAGGGGGGTGATGAAAGTGGAAAACTCTGAAAATGTCCCAAGTCCTACACACCCTCCAGTTGTCATCAATGCTGcagatgatgatgaagatgatgatg acCAGCTTTCTGAAGAAGGAGATGAAGCTAAAGCCCCTGTCCAGCAGGCAGTGACAGAGCCCCACAATGGGTTACGGATTGTTTCCACCAGGAAATCCAGTGCTGGTGCAAAGCAAG ATGACAATTTAAATTTTGGAATAAAAACCCTTGAAGAAATCAGATTGAagaaactaaaggaaaaaacaaaaaaacaaggtG AAGGTCCTTCAGGAGTCTCAGTTCATCCTCTCCAAGCTCGCACCATTCCCGTGCCAGAGAAGGAGAACGTACGGACAGTGGTGAGAACTGTCACCCTGGCTGCAAAGCAAG gGGAGGAGCCAGTGATTCAACTGGATCTTGCTGAGAGACTGGGAAAACGTAAAACCTCCATAG ctgctaAAAGTGTCCTTCCACTGAGGCGCAACCTTGCTGAAAGGCTGGGGAAGAAGATGGAGATTCTGGAGAATGCTGACAAAGCACCAAAGAGAG TTCAAGTCCCCAAGTCTCTGAAGGAGAGGCTAGGATTGCCCTCTGAACAAACCAGCACTGAGACAG AGAAGGCTGCCAAGGCAGCAGGAGAAATCCATGTGAAAACTCTGGAGGAAATTCGTCTTGAGAGAGCTCATCAGAGACGAGGGGAGGCTCCAGCTAAAGCTCAGGCTGAAGGACGTTGTAAAACAGAAGACCCCAACCTGGGGACAAAACCCTCCCCTACAGTTCGTATCAGAGTCTTCTCAGGAGCCCtggctgaaagaaaacacaagcaagtggaagaagagaagcaaaaagcagaagagtTTCTCCCCAAGACAAAAGCTGAGGGTGAGCCCAAGAAGCAGAATGcaccagctccagctgtgcccagcaaagtgcagctggcagagccagcaggaaaagccaAGCCAGCAGGAGAGGTGAGGATTAAAACCTTGGAAGAAATCAAGCAGGAGAAAGCTCTGaggatgcagcagagcagagaaaatgtgccagctccagcagcacagcctcagCCTGCCCCCACAGGGAGGAGACTGCTGAGGATCACAAAGCTCATAG cccctggaagagaagaaaagaagatagTGGAATTGAGCAAGCCTTctgccagagctgcctctgcACCTGCAGAG gcCTCTGATCAGAGTGCAGCCAACTCTAAAGTTCAGGTGAAGAGCCTGGAAGAGATCAtgaaggagaagaggcagctgaAACAACGCCAAGAAGAGAAACCTCAgaaggaagcagctgctgtgcccCTTGAAAAAGCAACCAAGGATAAAACTCCAGCATCAGGGAGTCCTGAAGCCTCTGTGGTTTCAGGATCAGCTCATCAGCTTGCAAAGAAGGTATTGGGGAAATCTCCAGAAGATGGGATTGAAAGCTCAGGAAAGGATGGTGCAGTtggagcagcagggaaacaagcagctcagcctccagAAAGGAAAGCTAAAG ccAAATCTAAGGTGTGCCTGAAGCCTTTGGATGGGAAAGCTGCCTCCCCCACCAAGCAGacagtgaaaaggaaagcagctgagagccatccctctgctgtggctgctgtgaaACCCTTGGGCACCACTGGTGGTGACACGAAGGAGCCTTCAGCTAAAAAAGCAGTTGTG GCTGTTGTTCCTGCCTTGCCAGAGGACAACCCAACCTCCAAACCTGGCAGAGGAAAACGTAAAAGCAG TCCTGAGCTGCATCCTGggagccaggcagagctggtgccACAGTCAGAAGTCTCCAGCTCCACTtcagcttccccagcagctgccaagaCCCGGAGGTTGAGCTCTACAGGGGCTGGGAAAGCACCTTTGTCTGTAGAGGATGACTTTGAGAAGCTTATTTGGGAAATCTCAGGAGGCaaactggaagcagaaattGACCTGGACCCAGGGAAGGATGAAGATGACCTTCTTCTGGAACTTTCTGAGATGATtgacagctga
- the ZC3H11A gene encoding zinc finger CCCH domain-containing protein 11A isoform X5, translated as MSHQGDDCYFYFYSTCNKGESCSFRHCEAALGNETVCTLWQEGRCFRNICRFRHMEIDKKRSEIPCYWENQPGGCQKSNCAFHHTKGRYVDGLFLPPSKTTLPNPPESAEDDVKMAQMSLQQNKLSVQSNPSPQLRGVMKVENSENVPSPTHPPVVINAADDDEDDDDQLSEEGDEAKAPVQQAVTEPHNGLRIVSTRKSSAGAKQDDNLNFGIKTLEEIRLKKLKEKTKKQGEGPSGVSVHPLQARTIPVPEKENVRTVVRTVTLAAKQGEEPVIQLDLAERLGKRKTSIAAKSVLPLRRNLAERLGKKMEILENADKAPKRVQVPKSLKERLGLPSEQTSTETEKAAKAAGEIHVKTLEEIRLERAHQRRGEAPAKAQAEGRCKTEDPNLGTKPSPTVRIRVFSGALAERKHKQVEEEKQKAEEFLPKTKAEGEPKKQNAPAPAVPSKVQLAEPAGKAKPAGEVRIKTLEEIKQEKALRMQQSRENVPAPAAQPQPAPTGRRLLRITKLIAPGREEKKIVELSKPSARAASAPAEASDQSAANSKVQVKSLEEIMKEKRQLKQRQEEKPQKEAAAVPLEKATKDKTPASGSPEASVVSGSAHQLAKKVLGKSPEDGIESSGKDGAVGAAGKQAAQPPERKAKAKSKVCLKPLDGKAASPTKQTVKRKAAESHPSAVAAVKPLGTTGGDTKEPSAKKAVVAVVPALPEDNPTSKPGRGKRKSSPELHPGSQAELVPQSEVSSSTSASPAAAKTRRLSSTGAGKAPLSVEDDFEKLIWEISGGKLEAEIDLDPGKDEDDLLLELSEMIDS; from the exons ATGTCTCACCAAGGAGATGACTGCTACTTCTATTTCTACTCCACCTGTAACAAG GGAGAGAGCTGTTCCTTCCGCCACTGTGAAGCTGCTCTGGGAAATGAAACAGTCTGCACCCTCTGGCAGGAGGGACGTTGCTTCAGGAACATCTGCAGGTTCAGACACATGGAAATTGAT aAAAAACGCAGTGAGATTCCTTGTTACTGGGAGAACCAGCCAGGAGGCTGCCAGAAATCCAACTGTGCTTTTCATCACACCAAAGGACGTTACGTGGATGGACTCTTCTTACCACCAAGCAAAA ctaCACTTCCAAATCCACCTGAGTCTGCAGAAGATGATGTGAAAATGGCTCAGATGTCACTGCAGCAAAACAAACTTTCTGTGCAGTCAAATCCTTCTCCACAGCTGAGGGGGGTGATGAAAGTGGAAAACTCTGAAAATGTCCCAAGTCCTACACACCCTCCAGTTGTCATCAATGCTGcagatgatgatgaagatgatgatg acCAGCTTTCTGAAGAAGGAGATGAAGCTAAAGCCCCTGTCCAGCAGGCAGTGACAGAGCCCCACAATGGGTTACGGATTGTTTCCACCAGGAAATCCAGTGCTGGTGCAAAGCAAG ATGACAATTTAAATTTTGGAATAAAAACCCTTGAAGAAATCAGATTGAagaaactaaaggaaaaaacaaaaaaacaaggtG AAGGTCCTTCAGGAGTCTCAGTTCATCCTCTCCAAGCTCGCACCATTCCCGTGCCAGAGAAGGAGAACGTACGGACAGTGGTGAGAACTGTCACCCTGGCTGCAAAGCAAG gGGAGGAGCCAGTGATTCAACTGGATCTTGCTGAGAGACTGGGAAAACGTAAAACCTCCATAG ctgctaAAAGTGTCCTTCCACTGAGGCGCAACCTTGCTGAAAGGCTGGGGAAGAAGATGGAGATTCTGGAGAATGCTGACAAAGCACCAAAGAGAG TTCAAGTCCCCAAGTCTCTGAAGGAGAGGCTAGGATTGCCCTCTGAACAAACCAGCACTGAGACAG AGAAGGCTGCCAAGGCAGCAGGAGAAATCCATGTGAAAACTCTGGAGGAAATTCGTCTTGAGAGAGCTCATCAGAGACGAGGGGAGGCTCCAGCTAAAGCTCAGGCTGAAGGACGTTGTAAAACAGAAGACCCCAACCTGGGGACAAAACCCTCCCCTACAGTTCGTATCAGAGTCTTCTCAGGAGCCCtggctgaaagaaaacacaagcaagtggaagaagagaagcaaaaagcagaagagtTTCTCCCCAAGACAAAAGCTGAGGGTGAGCCCAAGAAGCAGAATGcaccagctccagctgtgcccagcaaagtgcagctggcagagccagcaggaaaagccaAGCCAGCAGGAGAGGTGAGGATTAAAACCTTGGAAGAAATCAAGCAGGAGAAAGCTCTGaggatgcagcagagcagagaaaatgtgccagctccagcagcacagcctcagCCTGCCCCCACAGGGAGGAGACTGCTGAGGATCACAAAGCTCATAG cccctggaagagaagaaaagaagatagTGGAATTGAGCAAGCCTTctgccagagctgcctctgcACCTGCAGAG gcCTCTGATCAGAGTGCAGCCAACTCTAAAGTTCAGGTGAAGAGCCTGGAAGAGATCAtgaaggagaagaggcagctgaAACAACGCCAAGAAGAGAAACCTCAgaaggaagcagctgctgtgcccCTTGAAAAAGCAACCAAGGATAAAACTCCAGCATCAGGGAGTCCTGAAGCCTCTGTGGTTTCAGGATCAGCTCATCAGCTTGCAAAGAAGGTATTGGGGAAATCTCCAGAAGATGGGATTGAAAGCTCAGGAAAGGATGGTGCAGTtggagcagcagggaaacaagcagctcagcctccagAAAGGAAAGCTAAAG ccAAATCTAAGGTGTGCCTGAAGCCTTTGGATGGGAAAGCTGCCTCCCCCACCAAGCAGacagtgaaaaggaaagcagctgagagccatccctctgctgtggctgctgtgaaACCCTTGGGCACCACTGGTGGTGACACGAAGGAGCCTTCAGCTAAAAAAGCAGTTGTG GCTGTTGTTCCTGCCTTGCCAGAGGACAACCCAACCTCCAAACCTGGCAGAGGAAAACGTAAAAGCAG TCCTGAGCTGCATCCTGggagccaggcagagctggtgccACAGTCAGAAGTCTCCAGCTCCACTtcagcttccccagcagctgccaagaCCCGGAGGTTGAGCTCTACAGGGGCTGGGAAAGCACCTTTGTCTGTAGAGGATGACTTTGAGAAGCTTATTTGGGAAATCTCAGGAGGCaaactggaagcagaaattGACCTGGACCCAGGGAAGGATGAAGATGACCTTCTTCTGGAACTTTCTGAGATGATtgacagctga
- the ZC3H11A gene encoding zinc finger CCCH domain-containing protein 11A isoform X6, whose translation MSHQGDDCYFYFYSTCNKGESCSFRHCEAALGNETVCTLWQEGRCFRNICRFRHMEIDKKRSEIPCYWENQPGGCQKSNCAFHHTKGRYVDGLFLPPSKTTLPNPPESAEDDVKMAQMSLQQNKLSVQSNPSPQLRGVMKVENSENVPSPTHPPVVINAADDDEDDDDQLSEEGDEAKAPVQQAVTEPHNGLRIVSTRKSSAGAKQDDNLNFGIKTLEEIRLKKLKEKTKKQEGPSGVSVHPLQARTIPVPEKENVRTVVRTVTLAAKQGEEPVIQLDLAERLGKRKTSIAAKSVLPLRRNLAERLGKKMEILENADKAPKRVQVPKSLKERLGLPSEQTSTETEKAAKAAGEIHVKTLEEIRLERAHQRRGEAPAKAQAEGRCKTEDPNLGTKPSPTVRIRVFSGALAERKHKQVEEEKQKAEEFLPKTKAEGEPKKQNAPAPAVPSKVQLAEPAGKAKPAGEVRIKTLEEIKQEKALRMQQSRENVPAPAAQPQPAPTGRRLLRITKLIAPGREEKKIVELSKPSARAASAPAEASDQSAANSKVQVKSLEEIMKEKRQLKQRQEEKPQKEAAAVPLEKATKDKTPASGSPEASVVSGSAHQLAKKVLGKSPEDGIESSGKDGAVGAAGKQAAQPPERKAKAKSKVCLKPLDGKAASPTKQTVKRKAAESHPSAVAAVKPLGTTGGDTKEPSAKKAVVAVVPALPEDNPTSKPGRGKRKSSPELHPGSQAELVPQSEVSSSTSASPAAAKTRRLSSTGAGKAPLSVEDDFEKLIWEISGGKLEAEIDLDPGKDEDDLLLELSEMIDS comes from the exons ATGTCTCACCAAGGAGATGACTGCTACTTCTATTTCTACTCCACCTGTAACAAG GGAGAGAGCTGTTCCTTCCGCCACTGTGAAGCTGCTCTGGGAAATGAAACAGTCTGCACCCTCTGGCAGGAGGGACGTTGCTTCAGGAACATCTGCAGGTTCAGACACATGGAAATTGAT aAAAAACGCAGTGAGATTCCTTGTTACTGGGAGAACCAGCCAGGAGGCTGCCAGAAATCCAACTGTGCTTTTCATCACACCAAAGGACGTTACGTGGATGGACTCTTCTTACCACCAAGCAAAA ctaCACTTCCAAATCCACCTGAGTCTGCAGAAGATGATGTGAAAATGGCTCAGATGTCACTGCAGCAAAACAAACTTTCTGTGCAGTCAAATCCTTCTCCACAGCTGAGGGGGGTGATGAAAGTGGAAAACTCTGAAAATGTCCCAAGTCCTACACACCCTCCAGTTGTCATCAATGCTGcagatgatgatgaagatgatgatg acCAGCTTTCTGAAGAAGGAGATGAAGCTAAAGCCCCTGTCCAGCAGGCAGTGACAGAGCCCCACAATGGGTTACGGATTGTTTCCACCAGGAAATCCAGTGCTGGTGCAAAGCAAG ATGACAATTTAAATTTTGGAATAAAAACCCTTGAAGAAATCAGATTGAagaaactaaaggaaaaaacaaaaaaacaag AAGGTCCTTCAGGAGTCTCAGTTCATCCTCTCCAAGCTCGCACCATTCCCGTGCCAGAGAAGGAGAACGTACGGACAGTGGTGAGAACTGTCACCCTGGCTGCAAAGCAAG gGGAGGAGCCAGTGATTCAACTGGATCTTGCTGAGAGACTGGGAAAACGTAAAACCTCCATAG ctgctaAAAGTGTCCTTCCACTGAGGCGCAACCTTGCTGAAAGGCTGGGGAAGAAGATGGAGATTCTGGAGAATGCTGACAAAGCACCAAAGAGAG TTCAAGTCCCCAAGTCTCTGAAGGAGAGGCTAGGATTGCCCTCTGAACAAACCAGCACTGAGACAG AGAAGGCTGCCAAGGCAGCAGGAGAAATCCATGTGAAAACTCTGGAGGAAATTCGTCTTGAGAGAGCTCATCAGAGACGAGGGGAGGCTCCAGCTAAAGCTCAGGCTGAAGGACGTTGTAAAACAGAAGACCCCAACCTGGGGACAAAACCCTCCCCTACAGTTCGTATCAGAGTCTTCTCAGGAGCCCtggctgaaagaaaacacaagcaagtggaagaagagaagcaaaaagcagaagagtTTCTCCCCAAGACAAAAGCTGAGGGTGAGCCCAAGAAGCAGAATGcaccagctccagctgtgcccagcaaagtgcagctggcagagccagcaggaaaagccaAGCCAGCAGGAGAGGTGAGGATTAAAACCTTGGAAGAAATCAAGCAGGAGAAAGCTCTGaggatgcagcagagcagagaaaatgtgccagctccagcagcacagcctcagCCTGCCCCCACAGGGAGGAGACTGCTGAGGATCACAAAGCTCATAG cccctggaagagaagaaaagaagatagTGGAATTGAGCAAGCCTTctgccagagctgcctctgcACCTGCAGAG gcCTCTGATCAGAGTGCAGCCAACTCTAAAGTTCAGGTGAAGAGCCTGGAAGAGATCAtgaaggagaagaggcagctgaAACAACGCCAAGAAGAGAAACCTCAgaaggaagcagctgctgtgcccCTTGAAAAAGCAACCAAGGATAAAACTCCAGCATCAGGGAGTCCTGAAGCCTCTGTGGTTTCAGGATCAGCTCATCAGCTTGCAAAGAAGGTATTGGGGAAATCTCCAGAAGATGGGATTGAAAGCTCAGGAAAGGATGGTGCAGTtggagcagcagggaaacaagcagctcagcctccagAAAGGAAAGCTAAAG ccAAATCTAAGGTGTGCCTGAAGCCTTTGGATGGGAAAGCTGCCTCCCCCACCAAGCAGacagtgaaaaggaaagcagctgagagccatccctctgctgtggctgctgtgaaACCCTTGGGCACCACTGGTGGTGACACGAAGGAGCCTTCAGCTAAAAAAGCAGTTGTG GCTGTTGTTCCTGCCTTGCCAGAGGACAACCCAACCTCCAAACCTGGCAGAGGAAAACGTAAAAGCAG TCCTGAGCTGCATCCTGggagccaggcagagctggtgccACAGTCAGAAGTCTCCAGCTCCACTtcagcttccccagcagctgccaagaCCCGGAGGTTGAGCTCTACAGGGGCTGGGAAAGCACCTTTGTCTGTAGAGGATGACTTTGAGAAGCTTATTTGGGAAATCTCAGGAGGCaaactggaagcagaaattGACCTGGACCCAGGGAAGGATGAAGATGACCTTCTTCTGGAACTTTCTGAGATGATtgacagctga
- the ZC3H11A gene encoding zinc finger CCCH domain-containing protein 11A isoform X2, translating to MSHQGDDCYFYFYSTCNKGESCSFRHCEAALGNETVCTLWQEGRCFRNICRFRHMEIDKKRSEIPCYWENQPGGCQKSNCAFHHTKGRYVDGLFLPPSKSDPPFPPATLPNPPESAEDDVKMAQMSLQQNKLSVQSNPSPQLRGVMKVENSENVPSPTHPPVVINAADDDEDDDDQLSEEGDEAKAPVQQAVTEPHNGLRIVSTRKSSAGAKQDDNLNFGIKTLEEIRLKKLKEKTKKQEGPSGVSVHPLQARTIPVPEKENVRTVVRTVTLAAKQGEEPVIQLDLAERLGKRKTSIAAKSVLPLRRNLAERLGKKMEILENADKAPKRVQVPKSLKERLGLPSEQTSTETEKAAKAAGEIHVKTLEEIRLERAHQRRGEAPAKAQAEGRCKTEDPNLGTKPSPTVRIRVFSGALAERKHKQVEEEKQKAEEFLPKTKAEGEPKKQNAPAPAVPSKVQLAEPAGKAKPAGEVRIKTLEEIKQEKALRMQQSRENVPAPAAQPQPAPTGRRLLRITKLIAPGREEKKIVELSKPSARAASAPAEASDQSAANSKVQVKSLEEIMKEKRQLKQRQEEKPQKEAAAVPLEKATKDKTPASGSPEASVVSGSAHQLAKKVLGKSPEDGIESSGKDGAVGAAGKQAAQPPERKAKAKSKVCLKPLDGKAASPTKQTVKRKAAESHPSAVAAVKPLGTTGGDTKEPSAKKAVVAVVPALPEDNPTSKPGRGKRKSSPELHPGSQAELVPQSEVSSSTSASPAAAKTRRLSSTGAGKAPLSVEDDFEKLIWEISGGKLEAEIDLDPGKDEDDLLLELSEMIDS from the exons ATGTCTCACCAAGGAGATGACTGCTACTTCTATTTCTACTCCACCTGTAACAAG GGAGAGAGCTGTTCCTTCCGCCACTGTGAAGCTGCTCTGGGAAATGAAACAGTCTGCACCCTCTGGCAGGAGGGACGTTGCTTCAGGAACATCTGCAGGTTCAGACACATGGAAATTGAT aAAAAACGCAGTGAGATTCCTTGTTACTGGGAGAACCAGCCAGGAGGCTGCCAGAAATCCAACTGTGCTTTTCATCACACCAAAGGACGTTACGTGGATGGACTCTTCTTACCACCAAGCAAAA GTgatcctccttttcctccagctaCACTTCCAAATCCACCTGAGTCTGCAGAAGATGATGTGAAAATGGCTCAGATGTCACTGCAGCAAAACAAACTTTCTGTGCAGTCAAATCCTTCTCCACAGCTGAGGGGGGTGATGAAAGTGGAAAACTCTGAAAATGTCCCAAGTCCTACACACCCTCCAGTTGTCATCAATGCTGcagatgatgatgaagatgatgatg acCAGCTTTCTGAAGAAGGAGATGAAGCTAAAGCCCCTGTCCAGCAGGCAGTGACAGAGCCCCACAATGGGTTACGGATTGTTTCCACCAGGAAATCCAGTGCTGGTGCAAAGCAAG ATGACAATTTAAATTTTGGAATAAAAACCCTTGAAGAAATCAGATTGAagaaactaaaggaaaaaacaaaaaaacaag AAGGTCCTTCAGGAGTCTCAGTTCATCCTCTCCAAGCTCGCACCATTCCCGTGCCAGAGAAGGAGAACGTACGGACAGTGGTGAGAACTGTCACCCTGGCTGCAAAGCAAG gGGAGGAGCCAGTGATTCAACTGGATCTTGCTGAGAGACTGGGAAAACGTAAAACCTCCATAG ctgctaAAAGTGTCCTTCCACTGAGGCGCAACCTTGCTGAAAGGCTGGGGAAGAAGATGGAGATTCTGGAGAATGCTGACAAAGCACCAAAGAGAG TTCAAGTCCCCAAGTCTCTGAAGGAGAGGCTAGGATTGCCCTCTGAACAAACCAGCACTGAGACAG AGAAGGCTGCCAAGGCAGCAGGAGAAATCCATGTGAAAACTCTGGAGGAAATTCGTCTTGAGAGAGCTCATCAGAGACGAGGGGAGGCTCCAGCTAAAGCTCAGGCTGAAGGACGTTGTAAAACAGAAGACCCCAACCTGGGGACAAAACCCTCCCCTACAGTTCGTATCAGAGTCTTCTCAGGAGCCCtggctgaaagaaaacacaagcaagtggaagaagagaagcaaaaagcagaagagtTTCTCCCCAAGACAAAAGCTGAGGGTGAGCCCAAGAAGCAGAATGcaccagctccagctgtgcccagcaaagtgcagctggcagagccagcaggaaaagccaAGCCAGCAGGAGAGGTGAGGATTAAAACCTTGGAAGAAATCAAGCAGGAGAAAGCTCTGaggatgcagcagagcagagaaaatgtgccagctccagcagcacagcctcagCCTGCCCCCACAGGGAGGAGACTGCTGAGGATCACAAAGCTCATAG cccctggaagagaagaaaagaagatagTGGAATTGAGCAAGCCTTctgccagagctgcctctgcACCTGCAGAG gcCTCTGATCAGAGTGCAGCCAACTCTAAAGTTCAGGTGAAGAGCCTGGAAGAGATCAtgaaggagaagaggcagctgaAACAACGCCAAGAAGAGAAACCTCAgaaggaagcagctgctgtgcccCTTGAAAAAGCAACCAAGGATAAAACTCCAGCATCAGGGAGTCCTGAAGCCTCTGTGGTTTCAGGATCAGCTCATCAGCTTGCAAAGAAGGTATTGGGGAAATCTCCAGAAGATGGGATTGAAAGCTCAGGAAAGGATGGTGCAGTtggagcagcagggaaacaagcagctcagcctccagAAAGGAAAGCTAAAG ccAAATCTAAGGTGTGCCTGAAGCCTTTGGATGGGAAAGCTGCCTCCCCCACCAAGCAGacagtgaaaaggaaagcagctgagagccatccctctgctgtggctgctgtgaaACCCTTGGGCACCACTGGTGGTGACACGAAGGAGCCTTCAGCTAAAAAAGCAGTTGTG GCTGTTGTTCCTGCCTTGCCAGAGGACAACCCAACCTCCAAACCTGGCAGAGGAAAACGTAAAAGCAG TCCTGAGCTGCATCCTGggagccaggcagagctggtgccACAGTCAGAAGTCTCCAGCTCCACTtcagcttccccagcagctgccaagaCCCGGAGGTTGAGCTCTACAGGGGCTGGGAAAGCACCTTTGTCTGTAGAGGATGACTTTGAGAAGCTTATTTGGGAAATCTCAGGAGGCaaactggaagcagaaattGACCTGGACCCAGGGAAGGATGAAGATGACCTTCTTCTGGAACTTTCTGAGATGATtgacagctga